One genomic region from Rosa rugosa chromosome 1, drRosRugo1.1, whole genome shotgun sequence encodes:
- the LOC133726646 gene encoding golgin candidate 6, producing the protein MDLVNSYKGVVGLVFGNEKSASSNEDSYVERLLDCISNGKLAEDRRTAMVELQSVVAESSGAQLAFGAMGFPVMMGVLREERDDVEMVRGALETLVGALTPIEHAKVPKNEIQPALMNTDLLSREADSISLLLSLLSEEDFYVRYYTLQLLTALLTNSPNRLQEAILTIPRGITRLMDMLMDREVIRNEALLLLTYLTREAEEIQKIVVFEGAFEKIFSIIKEEGGSDGGVVVQDCIELLNNLIRKNASNQILLRETIGFDPLMSILKLRGSTYSFTQQKTINLLSSLETINLLIMGGSEADPGKDANKLTNKTTLVQKKILDHLLMLGVESQWAPVAVRCAALQCIGNLIIGHSKNLDALASKVLGEGPQEAALNSILRIILRTSSVQEFVAADYVFKSFCEKNADGQTMLASTLIPQPHSMTHAPLEEDVNMSFGSMLLQGLTLSESEVDLETCCRAASVLSHVMKDNIQCKEKVLHIDLEAPTPSLGASEPLMHRVVKYLALSSSMKSKDGKSGGNAYIQPILLKMLVTWLADCPSAVHCFLDSRPHITYLLELVSSSSATVFVKGLAAVLLGECVIYNKSGESGKDAFTVVDSISQKVGLTSYFLKFDEMRKNFLFTSARSAEPRQQLTRSASAGMVEPEDVDGNNLSDQKDEDLPVLSSIFDAAFVNLVKSLEANIREKIVEVYSNPKSKVAVVPAELEQKSGESDGEYVKRLKEFVEKQCSEIQDLLGRNASLAEDVAATGGGSHSRSEQGTGSDRVHVETLRRDLQEASRRLELLKAEKAKIESEASMYKNLAGKMESDLKSLSDAYNSLEQANFQLEKEVRGQKGVGSSAFPDVDAIRAQAREEAQKESEAELNDLLVCLGQEQSKVEKLSARLLELGEDVDKLLEDIGDDMGLPGDGEEEED; encoded by the exons ATGGATTTGGTGAATAGTTACAAGGGGGTTGTAGGTCTCGTCTTCGGCAATGAGAAATCTGCGTCTTCAAATGAAGATAG TTACGTTGAGCGATTGCTGGACTGTATAAGCAATGGGAAGCTGGCAGAGGACAGGAGGACTGCTATGGTGGAGCTTCAGTCTGTTGTGGCAGAGAGCTCTGGTGCTCAGCTGGCATTTGGAGCAATGG GCTTTCCTGTGATGATGGGTGTATTGAGAGAAGAGCGCGACGATGTTGAAATG GTCCGAGGTGCCCTAGAAACTCTTGTAGGTGCCTTGactcctattgaacatgcaaaaGTCCCAAAGAATGAGATTCAACCTGCTCTAATGAACACTGATTTGCTTTCCAGAGAAGCAGACAGCATTTCACTTCTCTTAAGTTTGTTG TCAGAGGAGGATTTCTATGTACGATATTACACTCTTCAACTTTTGACAGCTCTTCTCACAAATTCTCCAAATAG GTTACAGGAAGCCATTCTGACCATACCTCGTGGTATAACTCGCCTAATGGATATGCTTATGGATCGGGAG GTTATACGAAATGAGGCCTTATTACTTCTTACTTACTTGACACGTGAAGCTGAG GAAATTCAAAAAATTGTGGTCTTTGAAGGTGCTTTTGAAAAGATTTTCAGCATCATCAAAGAGGAAGGTGGCTCAGACGGTGGTGTTGTTGTCCAG GACTGTATTGAACTGTTAAACAACCTTATTCGGAAGAATGCATCTAATCAG ATACTATTGAGGGAGACAATTGGATTTGACCCATTAATGTCAATTTTGAAGTTACGAGGAAGTACTTACAGTTTCACTCAACAAAAG ACAATTAATCTACTTAGTTCGTTGGAAACTATTAATTTGCTGATAATGGGAGGTTCAGAGGCTGATCCTGGAAAAGATGCAAATAAGCTGACAAACAAGACAACTCTTGTTCAG AAAAAAATCTTGGACCATCTTCTAATGCTGGGTGTAGAAAGCCAGTGGGCACCTGTAGCTGTCCGTTGTGCA GCATTACAATGCATCGGTAATCTAATTATCGGACATTCCAAGAATCTTGATGCCCTTGCAAGCAAAGTTCTCGGAGAGGGGCCACAGGAAGCTGCTCTGAACTCAATTCTACGAATCATCTTAAGGACATCTAGTGTACAAGAATTTGTTGCAGCTGATTATGTTTTTAAGAGCTTTTGTGAG AAAAATGCTGATGGCCAAACAATGTTAGCATCAACATTGATTCCTCAACCACATTCAATGACTCATGCACCCCTTGAGGAAGATGTGAACATGTCATTTGGAAG CATGCTGTTACAAGGTCTTACCTTGAGTGAGAGTGAAGTCGATCTTGAG ACATGTTGCAGAGCTGCCAGTGTTCTATCTCATGTCATGAAGGACAATATCCAGTGCAAGGAAAAG GTGTTGCATATTGACCTTGAGGCACCTACGCCATCTTTAGGCGCTTCTGAGCCTCTAATGCATCGCGTGGTAAAATACTTGGCCCTTTCCTCTTCCATGAAAAGCAAAGATGGAAAGTCAGGTGGAAATGCATATATTCAACCAATCCTCTTGAAAATGCTGGTGACCTGGCTAGCTGATTGCCCTAGTGCTGTTCATTGCTTCCTAGATTCACGTCCCCACATCACATATCTGCTTGAACTGGTATCCAGTTCATCCGCTACAGTGTTCGTAAAGGGATTGGCGGCTGTTCTTCTGGGAGAGTGTGTTATCTACAATAAATCAGGTGAAAGTGGGAAAGATGCTTTTACTGTAGTTGATTCCATAAGCCAGAAGGTTGGACTCACATCATACTTTCTGAAGTTTGATGAAATGAGAAAAAACTTCCTTTTCACCTCTGCAAGGTCTGCTGAGCCCCGTCAACAATTAACCAGATCTGCTTCTGCTGGTATGGTAGAGCCTGAAGATGTTGATGGGAACAATTTATCTGATCAGAAAGATGAGGATCTACCGGTTCTCTCCTCAATCTTTGATGCTGCATTTGTAAACCTTGTTAAGAGTTTAGAGGCAAACATCAGAGAAAAAATCGTTGAGGTTTACAGTAATCCAAAGAGCAAGGTGGCAGTGGTGCCAGCAGAATTGGAACAAAAGAGTGGGGAAAGTGATGGAGAGTATGTTAAGCGGCTGAAAGAATTTGTGGAAAAGCAATGCTCTGAGATACAG GACCTCCTCGGCCGCAATGCAAGCTTGGCTGAGGACGTGGCAGCAACTGGTGGGGGAAGTCATTCTCGGTCTGAGCAAGGCACAGGCTCAGATAGAGTTCATGTAGAGACGCTtagacgagatcttcaagaagCATCTAGGCGGTTGGAGTTGCTCAAGGCAGAGAAAGCCAAGATTGAATCTGAGGCATCCATGTATAAAAATTTAGCTGGCAAGATGGAATCCGACCTGAAGAGTCTATCGGATGCTTACAACAGTCTTGAGCAGGCCAATTTCCAACTAGAAAAGGAGGTAAGAGGTCAAAAGGGTGTGGGGTCTTCAGCCTTTCCAGATGTGGATGCAATTAGAGCTCAGGCAAGGGAAGAAGCTCAGAAGGAGAGCGAGGCAGAACTGAATGATCTTCTCGTGTGCCTTGGACAAGAACAGAGCAAGGTCGAAAAGCTTAGTGCCAGGTTGTTGGAGTTGGGGGAGGACGTGGACAAGCTGCTTGAAGATATCGGAGATGATATGGGATTGCCTGGAGATGGTGAAGAGGAGGAAGACTGA
- the LOC133706935 gene encoding glucuronokinase 1, whose translation MDHHHHDQNSETATSEPAAIEHRAYARVGLLGNPSDVYYGRTISFSLGNFWASVRLHPSDDLVIQPHPTHDLVVFRSLPHLVNRLDNEGYYGGVRLLMAICKVFFDYCKEKEIYLDSRNFTLSYDTNIPRQTGLSGSSAIVCAALSCLLDFYKVRHLIKVDVRPGIVLGAEKQLGIIAGLQDRVAQVYGGLVYMEFDKEHMDTLGHGIYTPLDVCLLPPLYLIYAENPSDSGKVHSTVRQRWLNGDEFIISSMKEVADIAQEGRKALLEKDYTKLAALMNSNFDLRRRMFGDDALGALNIEMVEVARRVGAASKFTGSGGAVVVCCPDGPSQVKLLEDACLSAGFKFEPIKVIPSLLNEVDLQTLSK comes from the exons atggatcatcatcatcatgatcaGAATAGCGAAACGGCGACGTCGGAGCCGGCGGCCATAGAGCACAGGGCCTACGCCAGGGTGGGTCTGCTCGGCAACCCCAGCGATGTCTACTACGGCCGTACGATCTCTTTCAGCCTCGGTAACTTCTGGGCCTCCGTCCGATTACACCCCTCCGATGACCTCGTCATCCAGCCCCACCCCACCCACGACCTCGTCGTCTTCAGATCTCTCCCCCACCTG GTGAATCGGCTAGACAATGAGGGTTATTATGGCGGTGTTCGATTACTGATGGCAATTTGCAAAGTGTTTTTTGATTATTGCAAGGAAAAAGAGATCTATCTGGACTCGAGAAACTTCACTCTCTCATATGATACTAATATCCCTCGCCAG ACGGGACTATCGGGGTCTAGTGCTATTGTGTGTGCAGCCCTTAGCTGCCTTCTTGACTTCTACAAGGTTAGGCATTTGATCAAAGTGGATGTCAGGCCTGGCATTGTCCTCGGCGCGGAGAAACAGCTCGGCATTATTGCTGGTCTTCAAGATCGGGTTGCACAGGTTTATGGAGGCCTTGTTTACATG GAATTTGATAAGGAACACATGGATACTTTGGGGCATGGCATTTACACACCCCTGGATGTTTGTCTTCTGCCGCCTCTATATCTCATATATGCCGAGAATCCAAGCGATTCTGGGAAG GTACACAGTACAGTTCGCCAAAGGTGGCTCAATGGCGATGAGTTTATAATATCATCAATGAAAGAAGTAGCAGATATTGCACAAGAAGGAAGGAAAGCCTTACTCGAAAAGGACTACACTAAACTAGCAGCTCTCATGAACTCTAATTTTGATCTTAGAAG ACGCATGTTTGGAGATGATGCTCTTGGTGCTTTAAACATAGAAATGGTAGAGGTCGCCCGAAGGGTGGGTGCAGCCTCGAAATTCACAGGTAGTGGAGGAGCTGTGGTTGTATGTTGTCCTGATGGTCCTTCACAAGTGAAGCTTTTAGAGGATGCATGTCTAAGCGCTGGTTTTAAATTTGAACCAATTAAAGTTATTCCCTCTCTTCTAAATGAGGTTGATCTTCAAACCCTGTCAAAATAA
- the LOC133706946 gene encoding uncharacterized protein LOC133706946 has product MESTSSAAWQNDDVWELRRDDDGFVYKRKKRRRLDDDPAPPPPSSAADLPDDTEARRREWREKALLKLKTQYTAEIEHWELLSNRLKEMEEKTSQIQRRRLEQRERDQTASFDGSGVERNQCSESVLDELLLQAEAQESIIADVSSLCDTVEAMCRTEEEDVAQSLIDLPIWGSPRELMRSLCDE; this is encoded by the exons ATGGAGTCAACGTCATCCGCGGCCTGGCAAAACGACGACGTTTGGGAGCTCCGCCGCGACGACGACGGCTTCGTCTACAAGCGCAAGAAGAGGCGCCGCCTCGACGACGACCCCGCCCCACCGCCTCCGTCCTCCGCCGCAGATCTCCCGGACGACACCGAGGCCCGCCGGAGAGAGTGGAGGGAGAAGGCTCTGCTTAAGCTGAAGACTCAGTACACGGCCGAGATTGAGCACTGGGAGCTTTTATCGAACAGGCTGAAGGAAATGGAGGAGAAGACGAGTCAGATTCAGCGGCGGCGATTAGAGCAGCGAGAACGGGACCAAACGGCGTCGTTTGATGGTTCTGGCGTGGAGAGGAACCAGTGCTCGGAGTCGGTGCTGGACGAGCTGCTCTTGCAG GCCGAAGCTCAGGAATCGATCATTGCTGATGTTTCAAGTTTGTGTGACACGGTGGAAGCAATGTGTCGTACGGAAGAGGAAGATGTAGCTCAGTCTTTGATCGATCTTCCAATCTGGGGCTCACCACGCGAGCTCATGAGATCGCTTTGTGACGAGTGA
- the LOC133706956 gene encoding uncharacterized protein LOC133706956 has protein sequence MAKPVSLSLLFLRPATLSRLLPHPPTLTLTLTRTRTNPLLSSHTPSFSTTSTPFPLQYDLIINRPTQSSLDRRPRLPSRAAKPDSSGSESDSPEKPNELGFDNWLDQKLDPMEKKKRKYYNKRRKRMYGGDSEEEEEKRREEERLVELKPEVVEFNTLHKREEELYFYDTFAYPWEKDRHYKMVYQLEKKYYPDQCLDKAFLEPGATNCNLSRNKKDGGDDDKGMVFFEGKGEGESREPAAATKDVAEKKVEEFFKCLKKVPNEEVSNEGEPYLLTRSSELPPRWDGPYGTVVLVNKPKGWTSFTVCGKLRRLVKVKKVGHAGTLDPMATGLLIVCVGKATKVVDSYQGMTKGYSGVFRLGEATSTWDADSPVIQREPWEHIKDEDIKKTAASFCGEIWQVPPMFSAIKVGGEKMYEKARRGESIELSPRRISIYQFDIERSLDDRQNLIFRVTCSKGTYIRSLCADLGKALGSCAHLTALRRDSIGEYSADNAWDFKELEDAITKTYF, from the exons ATGGCTAAACCAGTCTCTCTGTCTCTTCTGTTCCTTCGCCCCGCCACACTCTCCCGCCTTCTCCCACACCCACCAACCCTCACCCTCACCCTCACCCGCACCAGAACCAACCCCCTTCTCTCCTCCCATACGCCGTCGTTTTCAACCACCTCCACTCCATTCCCACTCCAGTACGACCTCATCATCAACCGCCCCACCCAGTCCTCGCTCGACCGCCGCCCCCGCCTCCCCTCCCGCGCCGCCAAACCCGACTCATCCGGGTCGGAGTCCGATTCCCCCGAAAAGCCCAACGAATTGGGGTTCGACAACTGGCTGGACCAGAAGCTCGATccgatggagaagaagaagaggaagtatTATAACAAGCGGAGGAAGCGGATGTACGGCGGCGattcggaggaggaggaggagaagcggCGGGAGGAGGAGAGGCTGGTGGAGCTGAAGCCGGAGGTGGTGGAGTTCAACACGTTGCATAAGAGAGAGGAGGAGCTCTACTTCTACGATACGTTTGCGTATCCATGGGAGAAGGACAGGCATTACAAGATGGTGTACCAGCTGGAGAAGAAGTACTATCCCGACCAGTGTCTGGACAAAGCGTTTCTCGAACCCGGTGCAACGAATTGCAATCTGAGTAGGAACAAGAAAGATGGCGGCGATGATGATAAGGGAATGGTGTTTTTCGAGGGGAAGGGGGAGGGAGAATCGAGAGAACCGGCTGCTGCGACGAAGGATGTTGCAGAGAAGAAGGTGGAGGAGTTTTTCAAGTGTTTGAAGAAAGTGCCGAATGAAGAAGTTAGTAATGAGGGGGAGCCGTATCTGTTGACAAGGAGTAGCGAGCTTCCTCCCAGGTGGGACGGGCCGTATGGGACTGTGGTTTTGGTGAACAAACCGAAAG GGTGGACGTCTTTTACAGTCTGTGGAAAGCTGCGGCGACTAGTCAAAGTGAAGAAG GTAGGGCATGCTGGTACGCTTGATCCGATGGCAACTGGTTTGTTAATTGTATGTGTTGGTAAAGCTACTAAGGTTGTAGACAG CTATCAAGGTATGACCAAGGGTTACAGTGGAGTTTTCCGTCTGGGGGAGGCTACTTCAACTTGGGATGCTGATTCACCG GTCATTCAGCGTGAGCCGTGGGAGCATATCAAAGATGAAGATATAAAGAAAACTGCTGCATCCTTTTGTGGAGAGATCTGGCAAGTACCTCCAATGTTTTCTGCCATCAAA GTTGGAGGTGAAAAGATGTATGAGAAGGCAAGAAGAGGAGAAAGCATTGAACTCTCACCCAGACGGATATCAATCTATCAGTTTGACATTGAGCGCAGCTTAGATGACAG ACAAAATTTGATTTTCCGGGTTACTTGCTCTAAAGGGACATATATTAGGTCTCTATGTGCAGATTTGGGGAAAGCTCTCGGCAG TTGTGCTCATTTAACTGCTCTTCGGAGAGATTCAATTG GGGAATATTCTGCAGATAATGCATGGGACTTCAAAGAGCTGGAAGATGCAATTACCAAAACATATTTCTAG